One genomic region from Bubalus bubalis isolate 160015118507 breed Murrah chromosome 24, NDDB_SH_1, whole genome shotgun sequence encodes:
- the TFAP4 gene encoding transcription factor AP-4 isoform X1: MEYFMMPTQKVPSLQHFRKTEKEVIGGLCSLANIPLTPETQRDQERRIRREIANSNERRRMQSINAGFQSLKTLIPHTDGEKLSKAAILQQTAEYIFSLEQEKTRLLQQNTQLKRFIQELSGSSPKRRRAEDKDEGIGSPDIWEDEKAEDLRREMIELRQQLDKERSVRMMLEEQVRSLEAHMYPEKLKVIAQQVQLQQQQEQVRLLHQEKLEREQQHLRTQLLPTPAPTQHPTVIVPAPAPPPSHHINVVTMGPSSVINSVSTSRQNLDTIVQAIQHIEGTQGQEEEQRRVVIVKQVRGCPEAHASDTASDSEASDSDAMDQGREEPAGNGGLP, translated from the exons ATGGAGTATTTCATGATGCCCACTCAGAAGGTGCCCTCTTTGCAACATTtcaggaaaacagagaaagaagtgaTAGGAGGGCTCTGTAG CCTGGCCAACATTCCACTGACCCCTGAGACTCAGCGGGACCAGGAGCGGCGGATTCGGCGGGAGATCGCCAACAGCAACGAGCGGAGGCGCATGCAGAGCATCAACGCGGGCTTCCAGTCCCTCAAGACCCTCATCCCCCACACAGATGGAGAGAAGCTCAGCAAG gcaGCCATTCTCCAGCAGACGGCAGAGTACATCTTCTCCCTGGAGCAGGAGAAGACCCGGCTCCTGCAGCAGAACACACAGCTCAAGCGCTTTATCCAG GAGCTGAGCGGCTCGTCCCCCAAGCGGCGGCGGGCAGAGGACAAAGACGAGGGCATTGGCTCACCGGACATCTGGGAGGACGAGAAGGCAGAGGATCTGCGGCGGGAGATGATCGAGCTGCGGCAGCAACTGGACAAGGAGCGCTCAGTGCGCATGATGCTGGAGGAGCAG GTCCGCTCCCTGGAGGCCCACATGTACCCGGAAAAGCTCAAGGTGATCGCACAGCAggtgcagctgcagcagcagcaggagcaggtcCGGCTGCTGCACCAGGAGAAACTGGAGCGGGAACAGCAGCACCTGCGGACCCAG CTCCTGCCCACTCCGGCCCCCACCCAGCACCCCACGGTGATAGTGCCGGCGCCggcaccccctccctcccaccacatCAACGTCGTTACCATGGGCCCCTCCTCGGTCATCAACTCTGTTTCAACGTCCCGGCAAAATCTGGACACCATCGTGCAG GCAATCCAGCACATCGAGGGCACCCAGggccaggaggaggagcagcGGCGAGTCGTCATCGTGAAGCAGGTCCGCGGCTGCCCCGAGGCCCACGCCTCGGACACCGCCTCCGATTCGGAGGCCTCAGACAGCGACGCCATGGACCAGGGCCGGGAGGAGCCGGCAGGGAACGGGGGGCTTCCCTGA
- the TFAP4 gene encoding transcription factor AP-4 isoform X2, whose product MLYPHKARPPRAGWARQAGLANIPLTPETQRDQERRIRREIANSNERRRMQSINAGFQSLKTLIPHTDGEKLSKAAILQQTAEYIFSLEQEKTRLLQQNTQLKRFIQELSGSSPKRRRAEDKDEGIGSPDIWEDEKAEDLRREMIELRQQLDKERSVRMMLEEQVRSLEAHMYPEKLKVIAQQVQLQQQQEQVRLLHQEKLEREQQHLRTQLLPTPAPTQHPTVIVPAPAPPPSHHINVVTMGPSSVINSVSTSRQNLDTIVQAIQHIEGTQGQEEEQRRVVIVKQVRGCPEAHASDTASDSEASDSDAMDQGREEPAGNGGLP is encoded by the exons ATGCTTTACCCGCACAAAGCTCGGCCCCCGCGGGCGGGATGGGCGAGGCAGGCCGG CCTGGCCAACATTCCACTGACCCCTGAGACTCAGCGGGACCAGGAGCGGCGGATTCGGCGGGAGATCGCCAACAGCAACGAGCGGAGGCGCATGCAGAGCATCAACGCGGGCTTCCAGTCCCTCAAGACCCTCATCCCCCACACAGATGGAGAGAAGCTCAGCAAG gcaGCCATTCTCCAGCAGACGGCAGAGTACATCTTCTCCCTGGAGCAGGAGAAGACCCGGCTCCTGCAGCAGAACACACAGCTCAAGCGCTTTATCCAG GAGCTGAGCGGCTCGTCCCCCAAGCGGCGGCGGGCAGAGGACAAAGACGAGGGCATTGGCTCACCGGACATCTGGGAGGACGAGAAGGCAGAGGATCTGCGGCGGGAGATGATCGAGCTGCGGCAGCAACTGGACAAGGAGCGCTCAGTGCGCATGATGCTGGAGGAGCAG GTCCGCTCCCTGGAGGCCCACATGTACCCGGAAAAGCTCAAGGTGATCGCACAGCAggtgcagctgcagcagcagcaggagcaggtcCGGCTGCTGCACCAGGAGAAACTGGAGCGGGAACAGCAGCACCTGCGGACCCAG CTCCTGCCCACTCCGGCCCCCACCCAGCACCCCACGGTGATAGTGCCGGCGCCggcaccccctccctcccaccacatCAACGTCGTTACCATGGGCCCCTCCTCGGTCATCAACTCTGTTTCAACGTCCCGGCAAAATCTGGACACCATCGTGCAG GCAATCCAGCACATCGAGGGCACCCAGggccaggaggaggagcagcGGCGAGTCGTCATCGTGAAGCAGGTCCGCGGCTGCCCCGAGGCCCACGCCTCGGACACCGCCTCCGATTCGGAGGCCTCAGACAGCGACGCCATGGACCAGGGCCGGGAGGAGCCGGCAGGGAACGGGGGGCTTCCCTGA
- the TFAP4 gene encoding transcription factor AP-4 isoform X3, which produces MQSINAGFQSLKTLIPHTDGEKLSKAAILQQTAEYIFSLEQEKTRLLQQNTQLKRFIQELSGSSPKRRRAEDKDEGIGSPDIWEDEKAEDLRREMIELRQQLDKERSVRMMLEEQVRSLEAHMYPEKLKVIAQQVQLQQQQEQVRLLHQEKLEREQQHLRTQLLPTPAPTQHPTVIVPAPAPPPSHHINVVTMGPSSVINSVSTSRQNLDTIVQAIQHIEGTQGQEEEQRRVVIVKQVRGCPEAHASDTASDSEASDSDAMDQGREEPAGNGGLP; this is translated from the exons ATGCAGAGCATCAACGCGGGCTTCCAGTCCCTCAAGACCCTCATCCCCCACACAGATGGAGAGAAGCTCAGCAAG gcaGCCATTCTCCAGCAGACGGCAGAGTACATCTTCTCCCTGGAGCAGGAGAAGACCCGGCTCCTGCAGCAGAACACACAGCTCAAGCGCTTTATCCAG GAGCTGAGCGGCTCGTCCCCCAAGCGGCGGCGGGCAGAGGACAAAGACGAGGGCATTGGCTCACCGGACATCTGGGAGGACGAGAAGGCAGAGGATCTGCGGCGGGAGATGATCGAGCTGCGGCAGCAACTGGACAAGGAGCGCTCAGTGCGCATGATGCTGGAGGAGCAG GTCCGCTCCCTGGAGGCCCACATGTACCCGGAAAAGCTCAAGGTGATCGCACAGCAggtgcagctgcagcagcagcaggagcaggtcCGGCTGCTGCACCAGGAGAAACTGGAGCGGGAACAGCAGCACCTGCGGACCCAG CTCCTGCCCACTCCGGCCCCCACCCAGCACCCCACGGTGATAGTGCCGGCGCCggcaccccctccctcccaccacatCAACGTCGTTACCATGGGCCCCTCCTCGGTCATCAACTCTGTTTCAACGTCCCGGCAAAATCTGGACACCATCGTGCAG GCAATCCAGCACATCGAGGGCACCCAGggccaggaggaggagcagcGGCGAGTCGTCATCGTGAAGCAGGTCCGCGGCTGCCCCGAGGCCCACGCCTCGGACACCGCCTCCGATTCGGAGGCCTCAGACAGCGACGCCATGGACCAGGGCCGGGAGGAGCCGGCAGGGAACGGGGGGCTTCCCTGA